The genomic segment GATGAACGCAAGACTCGTTGCGTGCAGGCAGGCGCCGATGCCTTTCTGCAGATCCCTTCGACTGAAGGGAGCGGCGAGATATGTCAGCACCACGTCGGCCAAGACACAGACCTTATCTCCAACAGCACCGCGGACTTTCACGCCGACCCCGAAGAAATCACCCTTATCTAGACTTTCAACAAAGGCCCTGGTCCGGTCACTATTCCTCACACAATTCATGTCAACGCCACTTCTCATGAAGCCAGCACTACCTCTACTGCACTTTATCGCTAACACAAAACTCGCACTTTTCAACCCCGATAAGAACCCATTGCTGAACCGACTATTGAGATGGACTATCTACGACCATTTCTGTGCTGGAGAGAACATTCCTCAGGTTTCAAAGACTGTTTCTGAAGTGAAGCGGATGGGATACCAGGGTGTCATTCTCAACTACGCAAAGGAAATCGTTCTGGATAAGAAAGCGGCCGCGGCGGAAGCGAAAGCTGGAGAGTACGCACCAGAGGTTTACCAGATGGTCGACCAATGGAAGAAGGGAAACCTCGAAACTCTCCATATGATGGCGCCGGGCGATTTCCTGGCTGTCAAGTAAGTTGCCCTGGAATACCTCCACGTCTTTCTCCACTAACAACATTAGGATTACTGGCGCTGGTCCCATCTCTGTAGATGCATTGAAGGCGAAAGCACCCATCCCGGAAGTTTTGAGCAAGGCTTTGGACGAACTCTGCGAGGAAACCAACAAGCAAGGATCTCGTCTTTGGATCGATGCCGAGCAACAAGCCCTTCAACCCCAATTGGACGAGTGGACTATCGACCTCATGAGGAAGCACAATCGCCAGAGCAAGCCTTTGATCTACAACACTATTCAGGGCTATCTCAAGGGCTCCAAGGCTAATTCCGAGCGTCACATTTCCCTGGCCGCGAAGGAGGGCTGGAGCTTGGGAGTCAAGTTGGTCCGCGGCGCATACATCGAGAACGAAGTCCGATCCCTGATCCACGACACCAAGGAAGATACCGATAAGAACTTTGACGACATCGCCGACATGTTCATCAGCCAGAGACTCCCTCAAGACGCCAAGGAGTGCCAGTTCCCTGCTAGCGCGCTCTTTCTCGCTACCCACAACGCCGCCAGCTCTGCGACAGCGATCTCTACCCACCGCCGCAGAATCCTAGACGGCCAAGCAACGACTGAGCTTGAGTGCGGTCAGCTGTTTGGTATGGCGGATGAATTGAGCTGTGAGTTGCTGGACAACTACGATACCTGTGTGGCAGACTCTGGGTTGAAGAGAGATGCTATCCCCAAGCCGTTCAAGTATCTCCCGTGGGGTTCGGTTTCAGAGTGCATGGGATACCTGCACAGAAGGGCGGTCGAGAATAAGGGAGCTGTCGCGGAGAGCGCTCACATGCTTGGCTCATTGAAGAGCGAGCTGAGACGCCGGGTCTTTGGTTGAACCGACATGACCTTGTACTTTTTGTTTTCAGCGATTCATCATGACTTGATTTAGAGATATCCCAACAATAGACGCTCAAAAAAACGGAGAAACTACAAGAAGTTCACATGCTCAATTCCATACCTTCGGCCGTTCGATGTCTTCATATTTCCAAACCACGCACCCTTGCCTCCATTTCACCAGTCTTCCATTTCTCTACTATTACACGTGCAAACCTAGCTGGAAGGTTCCATATCTCCCAACCGCTTTGCATTGGCGGAGTATTTGCCCTCTCCCTGTGAGAAGCTCATTAGTGATGATGATTAACTTGATGATACCAGGGAACAACTTACCCATTTGGGGAATGGTGTAAACTCGTAACGTTGGCCTTGAAATTCCAGCGCCCCTTCGAACCTCCAAATTTGCACAAGTCCAAGGTGACTCTGGTACATTATATCTGGAGTGAAAGAAAACCACAAGACGTTAGACATTAGTCTTCTGACCTCGCCCATGTCTATGCCGAACCGTATCAAGTAAACGAGAATCTCCAAACACGACGTCAAGTAGTCTTTGTCTCGCTCGTCGCTACACCTGTATCCGTACTTGCGCAACACCGATGGAACGCTAGTTTCCTGCATTTCTTGAATGTGCTTCACGAACTCCTGATTATCCTCAAACTCCTCGATACCCCCATCACAGGTCAGGGTATACTCTGCAATTTCATACAGGATCCAAAGGCGCGGCTCAAACCCGGGATAGAACCACGAGAAACCGCAATTGCGAATGATTCCAGGCATTGTTTCCAGCCCTCGCAGGAAGTATTCCTCTTCACTCTCGGTCCGGGGGTACTGAGGCAGACAGGTCCAATCGACCCAGATGTGCGACCAACTCTGAACCCCGAGCTCTTTCTGATGAAGACGCAGACAAGAGCCATCAGGATCCGGGTCGTTGCTCGTGGTCCAAAAGTGACTGACGAAGAAACACTCTGATCGCATGACGAAGTTGTTGAGGGCAGGAAGAAGAACATAGTCCTCAAGCCGATCTCTGTTCCATTTCGTGAATGTCTGTTGCGAAAGAAAGGCTTCTCTCCTTTGAAAGAACCAAAAGAGCGGGAGTTCCCGTGGACTGCGTAGAAAATCGTCTAGGCTTGTGTAATTCTGCAGAAATCCCATCGCGAAGTCATGCATGTTTCCACTTGGCGAATTCCATTCGTTGATACTGCGCTCGACGAGGGACTTCCACGCATCTTCTGCGATGATAGAAGTTGTTGAGGTAACTTCAGAGGTCATCTTGGTAGATCCTGGTGTTTGACGAACAAAGATAGTGAGAGGGAAAGGGGCGTCAGGTTTGGACAGCGTTGAGCGTTGAGCTGGCTGTACTTATTAGTGGTATTGTGTCACGAGATATGGATGTGGTTAATGCGGCCCACATAgagtgggcccgcttttCGTGACAGTTATGAGCCCAGCTCCTATCCGCTATTGCCACAATGGTTAAGTGCCGCATTATCTACAGGTCGTGCACCCAAAAAGCGAGAGGCGGCCGTTCGAGTCTCCGTATGGGCAGAGGTTTTTCTAACTAGTCTGCTACCTATGGGGCTAAGGCTGCCATCTGCAGGGCTGAGGCGCAGTACAGACGCCCATTGTACGGATGACGGCTCTAGGCGTCTGGGGGGTGTGTTACGAGATATAGATGTGGTTAATGCTGCCCACATAgagtgggcccgctttttgtGACATATTGCGCTTTAAGAGCCTCATCTTACCACCCATCAAGGCTCTGGTCAGCGTCAAATGTAACAGCACCGCCAGCCCCAAATCACTTGATTGGCCAACAAATCCCTACCATCGTAAGACTTCTTCGACTGACGTCCAATCAGGTAGGTAAAATCGCTGTATAGGGTTTCCAAGCCACCGATCATTCACACGCCATAAGCCTAGCCAAGCTAAAGGATTTTCCACATTCATAGATTGGGGCTAGTGATTGTCAATGTCGTCTAGGTAGAAGGGGTACACGTAGGCAGGCAGAGATGATCATAGTTGATAATATTCAAAGATTTGTCGTAATTGATGCACGCGACACCGAATGCCCGGAGACTGTAGACCAGCGGCGCCATCTACCTTGGCCATAACGTCAATATCTGTATGCCTTTATCAAATAATGGAAATATCTATTTGGTGGTGGATCTGTCTATTTTCTGAAGAAATTCGCTTTTCGGTTCTTCATCCTGCCATCTCCTGCGAGGCACCTCAAACGTTGACGTGATGCGTCCATACGACTTTCCTCCCAGCTGGCCCACGGGACGTAACTTCTCGAGCTCAATATGACTGAAGTCAGGATCAGCAGCATCCTCCATGACCCAAAACCGCGTCGCCTCAAGCAAAACCATTCCGGCGACACTCTTTCCATCTTTCGCGTGGTCACTGAATCCTTTGATGTCTACCACTTTTGCCTCTATCGAAAACACTGACTCCAGAACTCTTGATGGCTGCACCGTTGTAGTCTCTCCCTCGTGCAGCCCTGAGATAACCCACTCAGAGACTCCATGCGGAGCGTCGATGGAGGTAGCGTTGACAGCCTCAATCATATCTTCCGACACTGTGTTAATGACACATTCGCCCGTCTCCTTGAGATTCCTATACGAGTCTTTGACAGCACCGGGTCTCGATGAGAAACCGACTATAAACATGGGTGGGTCATGGTCAATGACTTggaaatagctaaaaggcgCAAGGTTCTTCTTGCCATCCTTTGACAAGGTGCTGAGAAATCCAACCGGCCTTGGTGCGATTCCAGAAACGAGAAGGCGGTAGTTATTGATCATTGATCGATCTGATGCGTATGGGTCAATTTCCTTGTGGGATGCGGAGTTGCTTTTCCGGGTGCGGACTCCCTGGCCGTAAGACCACGTTGGATTGGGGGATTTTGTAACCTCAATTGAGGCGTTCGAGTGGTCAAAGTCCGGGCGCTTGGATTGTATCTCTTCGAAATTTCCGAGGCGCTCTACAATAGCTCCTTTGGAGTCATCTGATTTGCTCGAAGACATTCGGGCTGTCCACCCTTGGCTGGGTAACATGCACGGGGTGAGTCGCCGTCTACTAGGCGGCGGCTTACTTAGCATTTGGTCCATACGCGttgctattaatactaacttacctTGGAGTAATCAATCGCCCGAGCAAGGGAAATCTCATTGTCACCACAATTGCTTCAAAGTCTGCTTGAATTCTAATTACAGAGATTCTGGCTACAGCGCGGAGTTCACTTTGTTTCAAACCCCGACAACCTCGTTCTCCATGTCGGCGGTTCGCCTAGCCATGGCGTGCTGGCAAGAAGCCGTCTTGGAGGTGTGATAAGACACAATGACGCTATTGGTTCACAGACAGTCGGAACGCGAGTCCGATCTCCACCTTGGCGTTTGTTGGGGAATGTCGGAGACCTCATCCGACATTACGCAACTCGGCCACCCCGTGGCAGAACCGGTGACTTTCCAAGCCTCCTTCTCAAACACAACCTAGCTGTTTGCCATTGAAGATCTTACGCAACGGTTATCTCACGATGCCAAGGTGGCATTTCGGCGAAGACTCCTGGGGTTTGATTCCTCTGCTCACTGCATGCCGACAACGCTGATAAAGGCAGGGCTCATCATTCGTTCTTTCGGCGGCCCTATCTGCAGATTCCATTGGGATGCTGATTCATACCGATGCATACACCATACAATAAGGATCTGCTTCCAGATGAGAGCGCGATGTTCATCTGTTCGTGTATTGGGATGCAAATACCAATAGGTTTGGCCTTCACCTGGTGGCTTGGACCACCTGCTTGGGCTGGGTCGATGACTTCATCAAAGCCTCTTCTCCCTTGCAAGCCCACCCCTCGAAGTGAAATGGTCTCGTGATCGTTCTACCCCGGATTTCTGGCAAATTCTCCATATCCCTTGACGTCCGACAAACACGTGCCGATCTTCCCCGCGATAGAGTGCGCAGCTCAGCAGACGCTACGTTCTCCGTCATCCATACCGACTCCGGTGCCTCCGGAGACAATGAACGGACGAACATCCGTAGACGCTGTGGGGTAGAAGAACAAGCATCCCAAAGATAACAATGGCGCAAGGACCGCAAAGACCCTCCTGTGTCGGCTATCTACGGCGAGTCATCGACCCCAACACCTGGCTGATAAGCCAACCTGCGGTCTCGCACTAGCGGACTGTATGCCCCGAATTTGCCAGTGCCAATAAAGAGGTCAAGCCGCGCACATATAAAACTTATCGGAACCCTGCTCCGACATATCAAAGGGCCCCAAAGTTACGGCGAAGACTACCCAAATTCCAGCAAACGAGAGAGGGCAAGAGACATGAAATTATCGAATTGGCCCCACGAGAACCGTCCATCATGCCGCAATTAAGCCAGGGACAATACAAAGTGACCAAAAAATGCCAAAAAGCGTGCGTTTCTTGTGCGAAAGGGCTGAGGGAGAGCCCGGGCCCGGGCGTTCCGATGTTCGGAGAGAGTGAAGGCTGACTCTAAGACTTGCAACAAAAAGTTGCGAAAGATGTCGGGTAATGAAGGTCAAGTGCTCCGGCTCTCAGCCTTGCACGCGTTGCGATCGAAAGAAGCATAGATGCATCTTTGCTGTTGAGGATAAGAGGATATCGGTGCCGGAAAGGTGAGTTGTCGGAACCCGTGCGCGTGCAGTGCAGGCAGTTGTCGGAATGAGAAACAACAACTGACTCCACTTTCCAGTTACCTCCGAGAACTTCAGAACCGGAACAGTGAGCATTCAGGCTCAGACCGCTCGACGAGGGCACTGAGCCGCGGAGACGACGTCGAGGACGTGCAGAGTCGGTATGCGGATGCGGATGCGTATGCGACGTCGCATCACACTTCTCTTTCTCAGGGTGAAGATAATGCCGGACAGTTGGAGACCCCGAGCCATGGTGAGTTGTGCTTGTCTCTTGTTGCCAGGTTTGTGCACACAGACGAGAGAAGTCTTATTGACGCGGCCAACGTCGTAGACAGCCCACAACCGATAGGCCCTCCGGCATCCGAGCCGGATACTGAGGTAGGAGATGCTCGTTCGAATCAGGAGGATCACGGCGACTTTGGCCCAGGGTTCAGGCAAAACCCGCTGGTGGACAACGATTACACCTTTGCAAAGGTCGGGGAACGATACTGTAAGCCACATGCTGTTTCTCCTAGTACTGAGTGAGTTGAGCCAATACTCACACCTCCACAGGGTACATGGGCCCAACATCATCATGGTCATTCTGCCGACGAGTTCTGGCCCTCCTGGGCAAACGCCTACCAGAAGCAGCCCCTGATCCATGGCATCTCCCTCACGAGGGCGCCTTCAGGATGCAGTGGACGCCATTAGGTGCCACTGAGACTCCCGATGTCTCCAACCTCCCGCCGCTTGACTAcgccctcttcctcttcaacACGGTCAAGTTCTACCTTGGCGCCGTCTTCTACGTAATTGACGAGCCATCCTTTCTCAAGAACCTCCATGAGTTATACGAGGACCCCGCGGGTAAGGCTAGCTCGGCGAGGCTGTGGTATGCACAATACCTCTTAGTTCTGGCGTTCGGCAAGGCATTTGTTGTGAATAGTATTTCACATACGGCACCGCCGGGGGTACAATATGCTGCGAGGGCCATGTCGTTGCTGCCAGATCTATCAGGACTGAATCCGGATGCGATTCCGGCTATCCAGGCGCTTGCTCTGGCTGCGTTGTATTTTCAGTGTTTGGATATGAGGTTGGCTGCGTATCAACATGTAAGACCCTGGATCCCTCTCTGCTCTGGCTTTCTCATTACTAGGGGTTGCGAGAGGAGTCGTGTACTAATGACATGCTAGATCGGACAAGCATTACGAATCGGCATTGTTGAGGGCATCTACAGACACATGCCTGAAGAGGTTGTCGGGATTGAGTACTCGAGACGGTGCAACATTGTCTTCTGGGTGGTATACACTCTAGACAGAGAGTTCTCGGCCTTGATGGGAGCGCCAACCTCAATTCGGGACGAAGACATCACTGTGAAACTCCCTTCACAGATGGACAACTCCCTCGATGCACTGAATATGACCCTTCATGTACGGCTATCGCGGCTCATGGCTCGTATTCTTACAAGTGAGTTCCATCAGCCGTAGGACAACGTACACCGAAGTTCTTGGTTACTGACATGAtgttactagctatttacggTGTGGGCAAAGAGTTTGATGGCTCACTAGTCCCCAATACCCAATCTATCCTACGAGACCTGGCCAGGTTATCACGAGATCTTACCGCACTCCTCGACACTCACTTCCAAGGCTCAGTCAGCCGCGCTTCTAGAATGGCACTGCGACTCATCCTATCATATCACCACGTAAGTACCTTACCTCTACGCACTCTTCCAATGCCATCGTTAATCCCAGAAGTGCGTCGTCCTGACAACTCGACCACTGGTCATGTGCGCCCTCCACATGCACATCGAACACTCCGACAGCCACGCGCGACACCCACAAACAGTCTCCCTAACACCACCAGTCGCATCCCTCCTCCAATCCTGCGTCGACTCGGCGCAAACCGTCCTCCGAACCCTCCGCGTGCTCGGCGACGAAGACCTCCTCGAAGCCTTTCTGCCCTTCCAGCTTGAAGACGCATTCTCCTCCGCCTTCCTCCTCTACCTCATCCGGGTCATCAGCCCTTCTCTCCTGCACGACGATTCATGGTGTGAGAATATCAAGTGCGTGCTAGACAAGATGATTTCAAAGCGGAGTCTCGTGGCGCCGCTGAGAAAGCTGGAGCTGAGTCAGTTGGAGCACATCATGTCTGCGCTGACGCCTGTGGGCGAGGAGCCgccgacgccgccgccgacgagTGCGGCGCATCACCATTCTCAACATCATCATGGGCACGGGCACGAGCATGGGTCATTCTTGGACCAGATGGAGGAGGCTGGGTGGGATATCTTTGATACAAGCGGGATGGGCGGTCTTTCTCCGCAGGCGTTACTGGATTTGGCGGAGAGGTTGGATGTGGAGGACTTGATACAATCTGTTGATGGGGATGGTGACAGAAGATAATGACGTACTTACGGTAATCAAAAGTTGAATGACAAATGGGGTAGGACAATGGCAACAAACGGCTCTTTGGTGGTCTATTTTCATGATCTCGTCTCTGTCCCAATCATACGCTACTCGAGGATTGCTCTCGGCATAATGAACGAAAGACATCGTCCCCGTTggggctacatctcttggtGCTCATGCTAGGGGTAGAACTCTGGTACTCTCGCTAACcctgtcgtcgagtaggctgTGGGCGTAGTTGATTACTGACCTCGAGCCACTCCACCACCAAGCCTAATCGACCTGACCAACCGACCTAGGAAGACGCCTGCTGTGCTGGTGACAGAAACGGCGTTGGAGGCACCCATATTGGCTTTTTGTGTATTTAGGTGGCCGAATACGTTGGATCCAACATCGTGAACTACAGATTTGCTAGCATACTCAGACATTGATAGTTTACAAAGACTCGCGAATAGCCGACTTGAACTAGATTGAACATTCTATGTCAGGTTGATGCTTCACAACTATTTGCGGGTAGTTAAATTTAAGAGCAGGACGTCAACTTACCGGAATGACCTGAGCCTTCTCGAGGTCCCAGACGTCGTTCTTGGCATAGACATCGCCTCTGATGAGTTCCCAGGCTTCCTCGGCGTCCTTGACGGTGTAGATCATCACGCTGCCCTTGAAACCGGGGGTTTGGCCCTCGACGGGGTGTTCCTTCTCAAACATGGCGCCTATCATATTCATGAGCACGAGAATCGCGACGAACACCGAAGGAGGGATGGCGTGTCAAGCTTGGATACATACCACCGACAGCAATCTTTCCGTTGCTCTTGTGGCCCTGGGCATTCTCGAGATGCGTACTGAGACAAGTCAGCAATCGGCCCGGAACTACACTCAGCCTATTATAAGAGACCTGTTCTAAGGACTAGGTCACGTACGGTCTGACCTCCAAGCGCCGGGCAAGCGCATCGGGCTTGTCGGGAAGGATGCAGAGGAACTCCTTGGTAGCCATTGTGCGGTAGCGATTGAACGGCGAAGAGACGAGTCTAGTAGTAACAAAGGGTCTCCGAACTGCGGGGACTAAGCTGCTTCTCAGAATTCCGACGGACATTGACATTATTGCAATTAGGGAGGGGAAAGCTTCACACGGAGAGATCAATCACGGCGTCATGTGACCGGGAAGTGCGGAGGTGGAGCGGTTCGAGTTCGGAGTTTGAGGGGGAATGGCGGGGCACGGTCTCTGTTTGGCAGCTCCGATGCCGGAATTTGGTGCCGAAAGTAGCCGGCAGTGTGTTGGGAATACCAGGCTACGAGTCTCCGGAACTTGCCTCCATCTCAGTGTTCTTGCGATGTTTTGATAGATTACTGGTGAGTAATGTTAAGAGAGAAGGTGTTCCGATGAACTATTCGCTTTATCCCTAAATGTGTATGACCAATTGCTGGTTCATGATCAGCATTGAGTTTTCAACTGACGGATATGACTATACTCAGGTGCTGCAGCTAAATGATGTTGTGCATTTGAGTCCGTTGCCTCGGCTCACGATGGAGGCATAATTTATCAGTGATTGTCACCGATAATGACACAGAGCATACGCCTATCTTTATCTTACATTAAATGTGCTTGCTAGTCGTTACCCAAGCAGGTGCTTCATACTGAAGCTGATCTTATGCATCAGATGGTGCAAAAATGCAAAAGAGAACGGAAACACCTTGAAATGTGTTGATATGTCAGGTCG from the Colletotrichum lupini chromosome 3, complete sequence genome contains:
- a CDS encoding proline dehydrogenase is translated as MNARLVACRQAPMPFCRSLRLKGAARYVSTTSAKTQTLSPTAPRTFTPTPKKSPLSRLSTKALVRSLFLTQFMSTPLLMKPALPLLHFIANTKLALFNPDKNPLLNRLLRWTIYDHFCAGENIPQVSKTVSEVKRMGYQGVILNYAKEIVLDKKAAAAEAKAGEYAPEVYQMVDQWKKGNLETLHMMAPGDFLAVKITGAGPISVDALKAKAPIPEVLSKALDELCEETNKQGSRLWIDAEQQALQPQLDEWTIDLMRKHNRQSKPLIYNTIQGYLKGSKANSERHISLAAKEGWSLGVKLVRGAYIENEVRSLIHDTKEDTDKNFDDIADMFISQRLPQDAKECQFPASALFLATHNAASSATAISTHRRRILDGQATTELECGQLFGMADELSCELLDNYDTCVADSGLKRDAIPKPFKYLPWGSVSECMGYLHRRAVENKGAVAESAHMLGSLKSELRRRVFG
- a CDS encoding fungal specific transcription factor domain-containing protein is translated as MPQLSQGQYKVTKKCQKACERCRVMKVKCSGSQPCTRCDRKKHRCIFAVEDKRISVPESYLRELQNRNSEHSGSDRSTRALSRGDDVEDVQSRYADADAYATSHHTSLSQGEDNAGQLETPSHDERSLIDAANVVDSPQPIGPPASEPDTEVGDARSNQEDHGDFGPGFRQNPLVDNDYTFAKVGERYWYMGPTSSWSFCRRVLALLGKRLPEAAPDPWHLPHEGAFRMQWTPLGATETPDVSNLPPLDYALFLFNTVKFYLGAVFYVIDEPSFLKNLHELYEDPAGKASSARLWYAQYLLVLAFGKAFVVNSISHTAPPGVQYAARAMSLLPDLSGLNPDAIPAIQALALAALYFQCLDMRLAAYQHIGQALRIGIVEGIYRHMPEEVVGIEYSRRCNIVFWVVYTLDREFSALMGAPTSIRDEDITVKLPSQMDNSLDALNMTLHVRLSRLMARILTTIYGVGKEFDGSLVPNTQSILRDLARLSRDLTALLDTHFQGSVSRASRMALRLILSYHHKCVVLTTRPLVMCALHMHIEHSDSHARHPQTVSLTPPVASLLQSCVDSAQTVLRTLRVLGDEDLLEAFLPFQLEDAFSSAFLLYLIRVISPSLLHDDSWCENIKCVLDKMISKRSLVAPLRKLELSQLEHIMSALTPVGEEPPTPPPTSAAHHHSQHHHGHGHEHGSFLDQMEEAGWDIFDTSGMGGLSPQALLDLAERLDVEDLIQSVDGDGQWQQTALWWSIFMISSLSQSYATRGLLSA